From the Micromonospora echinospora genome, the window CGCCGGAGCGGACGCCGACCTGGACACGGAGCTGTTCCGGTCGCGTTGACGCCGGGCCCGGCCACGCCCGGCGGCGGGGTCAGGTGAAGTCGTCGTGACCGTGCCGGTGGGCCCGGCGGACCTGGAGCGTCACCACCAGCAGGGCCACCGCCGCCCAGCCCGCGCCCACCACGACCTCCAGCGCCGCGTGGCCGAGCCAGGGCTCGCCGGCCAGCGCCGCGTGCACCGCCTGGAGGCCGTGCCGGACCGGCAGCACGGCACCGAGCAGATCGGCCACCGCGAGCCGGCCCGGTGGCACCAGGATCCCCCCGGCGAACAGGATCAGGTACGACAGCAGGTTGCCGATCAGCACGTCGGCCCGCCGGCCGACCGCGAAGGCCGCCGCGGCCAGCCCGGCGGCCGTCACGGTCACCGACATCAGGACGTACAGGGGCAGGAGCGGGACGAGCCGCAGGATCAGCCCGCCCATGCCGGTGAGCGCGCCGACCACGAGCAGGGACACCGCGCTGAAGACGACGCCGAGCAGGACGTACGGCAGAGCCCGCAGGAAGAAGATCACGAACGGGTGCATCCGTCCGCTGCGGACCCGGTAGAAGGTCCCGTTCCACTTGTCGTTGCCCGGGATCTCCCCGACCGCGATCACCCCGGCGAGCGGCAGGATCACCGCGAGCGACCCGACGAACGCGTACTCCCGCAACTCGGGGCCGCCGATCACGCCGCCGAGCAGCGTCATGAAGAGCGCCTGGAGCACCGCCCGGGGGATCAGGACGGTGACCACGATGTGCGGCGGGTTCTCGGCGTAGAACTCCCGTACGCCGAACCGTACGGTCTCGGCCGACCGGCCCAGGTGCTCAGCGACGGTCAAGGAGTGCCTCCCGCTTGGCCCGGCGGATGATCTGCCGGAGCGCGTACCAGCCGAGTGCGAAGTAGCCGACGGTCAGCGCCACCATGACGGCCAGCGAGCCGGCGGCGAAGCGACCGGCCGCGGCGGCGGTGAGGAAGTCTGTCGCCCACCGCAGGCTGACCACCGTCGAGATCCACCGGAGGCCCTCGGGCAGCAGGTCGATGGGGATCATGAAGCCACCGAGGATGTAGATCGGGTACATCAGCGCGCTCGACCAGTGGTTGCCGTGCCGGGTCAGCAGGAACAGGCAGGACAGCAGCATCCCCAGCCCGGTGCCCGAGACCGCGACCAGCAGCAGGCCGAGCAGCAACAGACCCGGCCGCTCCGCCCGCAGCGGCGCGCCCAGCAGTCCGACGGTGACGATCGTCGTCACCACGATCATCGGCAGCGTGTACAGGCTGGCGCCCAGACACTTGCCGAGCAGGATCACCTGCGGCGACCGGGTGCTGGTCACGTTGGCGCGCAGGGTGCCGGCGTGCACCTCGAACTGGAGGATGCCGCCGGCGGTCCAGATCGTGGCGCCCCAGAACGCCATCATCACCACGCCGACGGTGAACCGGGTGGTGGCCTCTGCGGTGAGCTGGTCGTTCGCGCCGACGGTGACCGCGAGCAGGACGACCGGCTGCACGATCCCCAGCAACACGGCGAACGGGCTGCCCCGCATCAGGCGGGTCTGCAACCGGAGCGAGGAGAACAGCACCCAGAGCCACTCCCGATCCGGCCCGGGGGACCCGGCGTGGTCGTCCGGCCGGACCGCGGCGGCGGCCCGGCTCACCGCCGACCGCCGAGGTCCAGGGTCGCGTACACGTCCTCCAGCCGGACCGGCGCCACGTCGACGTCCAGCACGTCGGCGTCGCTCAACACCCGGCTGAGGTGGGCGAACGAGGTCGGTCCCCAGTCCTGCACCCGAAGCCGCGCGGACCACACGTCGTCGTCCTCGACGATCCCGTCGACCAGCACGCCGACACCGCCGTCGGTCAGCTCGGACGGCACCTTGCCTCGGGCGCGCACCGTCACCACCGCCCGGTAGCCGGCGGCCCGCGCGAACTCGCCGGTCGTCATGTTCCCGCTGATGGTGCCGTCGGCCAGGACCAGCACCCGGTCCGCCAGCCGTTCCACGTCCAGCAGGTAGTGACTGGTCAGCAGGACGGAGACCCCGTCGTCACGGAGCCGGCCGATCGCCGTACGCAGCCGTTCCGCCTCGATCGGGTCGAGTCCGATGGTCGGTTCGTCCAGGAGCAGGACGCGGGGCCGGTGCACGGTGCCGATGGCGATGTGCAGGCGTTGCCGCATGCCCTTGGAGTAGGTCTCCACCGGTCGATCGGCGGCCCCGGTCAGCCCCACCTCGTCGAGCGCCGCCGCGATCCGCTCGGTGATCTGCCGTCGCCGTACGCCGTTGAGCATGGCGAAGAACCGGATGTTCTCCCGGCCGGTCAGACGGTCGTAGAGCCCCGTCTCGCCCCCGAAGATGACGCCGATCCGCTCGCGCACCTGCCGGGGATGGCGGACCACGTCGTGGCCGAGGATCCGCGCCGACCCGCCGGTCGGCAGCAGCAGCGCACTCAGGATCTTGGTCAGCGTGGTCTTCCCCGCGCCGTTCGAGCCGAGCAGCCCGACGACCTCCCCCTCGTGCAGCGTGAACGTGACGTCGCGCAACGCGCTCACGGTCTCCTTGCGGACCGTGAACGTACGGGAGAGCCCCGACACCTCCACCACCGGACGGGCCACGTGTTTCTCCTTCACTGGCGTCAGCCGGCCCGGTCCACCGCGACCAGCCGGAGTTCGGCGGTGTACCGCTGACCACCCTGGTCGGTGAGCCAACACTCGTCCGTGGCCGGCAGCATCTCGCTGATGGTCAGGCGGTGACCGGGACGGTCGGTGTCCAGCCGGCGCACCGCGGCGCAGAGCAGTTCCACCAGGGCGGGACTGTCGGCGTCGACGTGGAACGGCTTACGTTCCAGGGGCGACTTGACGAAGACCCGGGTGGGCAGGTCGCGGCGTCGCCACCAGCGGCGGGCGTGGACGTACCGGTCCCGCGTGTCGCGGACGGCGGCGAAGGTGAGCTCGTCGGCGGCGATCCGCCACTGTTCCCGCACCACGACCAGCCGGCCGAACCTGATCCGGGGCAGGTGCTCGTCACGGAAGAAGGACACCCGGGCCATCAGCGCGGTCTTCAACGGTTGCGCGAAGATCTCCATGAGATCGAACCGCTCCCCGCCGGGCACCCGGATCTCCCAACCGTCGGGCTGCTCGGCGACGGTCAGGTCGGCGCCGTTCAGCGGTCGTCCCCGGGTCGGGAACGGGACCCGACTGGTCAGCGCCACCAGGTGGTCCTGCGGACGGACCAGCGCCCGTTGGGTCCGTGGCACGAGGTTCGCGCCGGCCTCCATCGGGGCCATGACCAGCAGTCGTGGCCGGGGGAAGTCCAGGTCGACCTCGCGCAGCAGGTCGTCGCGGTGCGGATGCAGCCGGGCGAAGTAGGCGTAGTCCAGCGAGTTGACGCCCAGGTGCAGCTCGCCGAGGACCGGGGTGAAATCGCCCCGGACGACGGCGTCCGCGTCGGACGCGGCGATCATGAAGTCGGGGCTGGCGTACCGCCCCTCGCCCCAGCCGCTCGCCGGGGCGACGAAGACCCGCTCGACCTCCGGGCGCAGCAGGTCGGGATCGACGTCGAACCGACGCGCGCCGGTCGGCCACGCGAGGATCTCCCGCCAGCGCCGTCGCGCCTCGGCGGAAACCTCCTCGACCAGGTCGTCGAGCGCGGAACCGAGCAGTGGGATGCACTCCAGCCACAGCGAGGCCAGGTCGACCGGACGTCCGCCGCCGCGCTGGCGGACCCGCTCGTACGGTTCGCGTACCCGCTCCAGCAGCCTGGTCCGCACCTGCCAGCTCAGCCACCTGCCCGCCTGGAGCAGCAGGTCGACCGGGCTGAGCGCGGCGAGCAGGTCGGTACCGACGGTGAGTCGCAGGTCCCGCCGGCAGTCCTGCACGACCAGCGTCCGGCCGCCGTACGTCTGACCGGCCCGCCGGACCGGCGCGGCGCCGGTCAACGTGGTGAAGGTGTCTGCGGCGCGGTCGAGCGCGGACCGGAGCGAGTCCGCGTCCCCGTTCCGGTCGATCTCCCGCCGGGCCCGGTCGAGGCGGGCCACGGCGTCGGACGCCGGTCCACGCACGGCCGGATCGTCGATCGTCTCGACCAGGGCGCGGAGCTGGTCGAGCGAGTCCAGGTCGCCACTGGTGTCCACGTCCCACAGCACCCAGCGCCGTCGGCGTAGCCCGTCCAGGACCGGGAGCAACTCCTCCGCCGGGCGGCCCAGCTCCGCGCCGGCCAGGGCGACCACCGCGTGCGCCGTACGTCGTCCGTCGCAGTGCGCGAGCAGGGCACGGGCCACCGGGTCGACCGGTTCCGGTCGTCGACCGGGCAGGGCCGCCTGCGCGCCGTCCCACCACAGGACGGGTGCCCGGCGAGGGGCCAGCCAGGGCGCCAGGCGGCGGTCCCGGTTCAGCTCACGGGCGAGCAGGTCGACCGCCCAGGGCTCCACGTCGGTCCACTGCCGGTCGGTCAGGGCCGGGCCGTGCCGGAACCGGACGGCGGTCGGGCCGTCGTCGGACAGCCGGCCCCAGACGGCCGGTCCGAAGAAGCCGATCGAGTCGTTCTTGGCGCAGTACCGCTGCCAGTAGCTGGTCACCAGCCGTTCCCGGGACCGCCGCTTGGCTGCGGCCCGGTCGTCGTCGAGCGGTTGGGCCAGCAGCGGGGTGAACGCGGTGTCCAGCACCCCCGGGTTCTGCCAGGTGACCGCCGCCCGGAAGCGCTCGTCGGCGGCGATCTCCCGGATCGCGACCCGTTCGCGCCGGGTGGCCGCCGCCCACAGGGCGTCGAGTCCGCCGTCGGCCGGAGCCGTCCCCCGGGCGGGCGTGTCGCCGTTCGCCGCGTCGACGGCGGCGGCCAGGGCGGGCTGCGTCAACCGCGACAACCCGGAGGCCGGGAAGCCGGCACTGCGGACGACGAGGTGCGTCCACCACACCCGACGCCCGTCGGCGACCGGCAGGCGGTCGGGCTCGGCCGACTCCGGCCGGTCGCCGGTCACGACACTGCTCCGGGCGGCACCGGATCGGTCGGTGTCAGGTCGACCATGGCGATGCGCAGTTCCGAGGTGTAGCGGTTGCCGTCGGCGTCGGTCAGCCAGAGCTGGCCCGGGTCCGGCAGCATCTCGCTGACGGTGATCAGGGCCTTGTCGTCCGGCTCGGCGGTGCGGAGCCGGCGCAGCGACCGGGCCAGCATCCGCACCGAGGTGGGGCTGTCGAAGTCCACGTGGAACGGCTTGTCCTCACCGGGCACCTTGACGAACACCCGCTGCGGCAGGCCCGTCGAACGCCACCAGCGGCGGGCCGCCAGGAACAGCCCGGCCTCGTCCTTGACGGTGGCGAAGGCCAGGTCGTGCGGGTCGAACCGCCAGGTCTCCCGCGCGATCACCATCCGGTCGACGGTGACCCGGGGAGTGTGGGCCCGTTCGGGCAGGATCCGGAACCGGTCCAGCACGACGTCGGTGAGGATCTCCGAGAAGAGGTCGAGCACGTCGAACCGCGCGCTGCCGTCGGGCAGCACCGCGACCACCCGGTCCGGTTCCACCTCGACGGTCAGGTCGACCGCCGGGAGGGTACGGGGACGGGCCGCGTCCACCGTGTGGTGGGCGAGCACCACCACGTAGTCGTCCTCGCGGGTCAGCGCCGAGTGGGTGCGGACCGAGAGCCGGCCCACGTTCTCCTTCGGCAGCGCCGGCAGCAGGCGGGGCGTGGGGAAGTCCTCGGTGAGGCAGTCGAAGAGCTGCTCGGCCGCCGGGTGCTGGGTGACGAAGCAGTGGTGTCGGCAGGAGTTCAGGCTCAGGTGCATCTCGCCGAGGACCAGGGTGAACTCGCCCCGGTTGAGCGCGGCCAGGTCGGGCGCGGCGATCATCACGTCCGGGCTGCAGTAGCGGGCCCCGCCCCAGCCCGACCGGGGGGCCGCGAACACCTCGGCGACCCGGTCGGCCAGCTCCGAGCCGGCGTACGTGACGGTGGCCCGGTCCCCCGAGTGGTCGAGCAGGGTGTCCCAGCGGCGCTGGAACTCCGCCTGCACCCCGTCGGCGACCCGCGCCGACTCCTGGTGCAGCCGGGCCATGCAGTCGAACCAGAAGGTGCTGAGGTCCAGCGTTCCGCCACCGCGCTCGATCGCGGCCGAGGCGATCCCGCGCAGCACCTCGGTGACCCCCCGCCCGACCTTGTAGGTCAGCCACCGCGCGCTGGTCAGCAGCAGCTCGATGGGGCGCAGCGCGTCGAACACCTCGGCGCCGAGCACCAGGTCGACCGCGCGGCGGGCGTCGTGGTAGACGAGCGTGCGGCCCGCGTACGCCTTGCCCTCGTGCCGGGTGGCGGCGGTGCCGGTCTCCTCGACGAACCTCCGATCCAGCTCGCGCAGCGCGGTGACCAGGCGATCCGGGGCGGCGTCGGCGGTCGCCGCCCGGACCGCCTCGCGGGCGGCGAGCAGTCGCTCCAGCCGTCCGGACTGGGTCCGGGCCAGTTCCGGGTCGCCGATCCGTCGCAGGGCCCGCTCCAGGTAGCGCTCCGGCCATGGGGTGAGCGGCAGCTCCAGCTTCCAGCTCGCCAGCCGTCGCCGGCACAGCCGGTTTAGGGTGTCGAACACCTCGGCGTCGTCGGGCCGGCCGGGCACCTCGGCGCGGACCACGGCGGCCAGCTCCACCGCCGGGGTCACCCCGTCGCAGTGGCGGAGGATCGACGCCTCCAGGTCGGTCAGCGGGATCGGTGGCCGGCCGGGGAGCCGGGCGGTGTTGCTGTCGAGCCGCACGTACGGCATCCGGCGCGGGGGCAGCCAGGCCGGCATGCCGGGCTCGGCGGCGATCACCGTCGCCAGGCGGTCCATGGCCCAGGACTCGAAGAACACCTCGAAGCGGTCGACCAGGCCCGGCCCGGCGGTCAGGGTGGTGGCGGGCCGGTCGGGATCCAGCCGGGTCCAGCCCACCGGGCCGAAGAACCCGATGGTGTCGTTCTTGAGGCAGTAGCGCTGCCAGTAGCCGGCCACCAGCTCCTCGTGCTGACGGTGGTTGCTGTGTCGCCGGTCGGTTCCGAGCCGGCGACGCAGCAGCGGCTCGACCGCCGTCGCCAGAGCGCGGTGGTTCTGCCAGCCGAGGGCGAGCCGGAACCGGTCGCTCCGGGCGACGTCCTGGAGCGCGGCCCCCACGCGGAGGATCTCCCGTTGGAACACCGCCCGGTACGTCTGGTCCTGCTCACCGCCGGCCGGCGCGTCGAGCGCGGCGTCGGCCGCGCGTCCGATCTCGGGGGAGGCGAGCGCGGCCAGCCCGGCGGCGGGGAAGCCCGGCGCCCGCAGGATCACCTGGTTCCAGGCAGCCCACCGGCCCGAGGGGAGGGTCACCCGGCGACCCGGTTCGACGGCCCGCCGGGAGGCGGCGGTGGATCCGGGAATCATCGCCACGTCTGTCGCTGGATCGTGTCTCATCGGGACAGCCCTTCCGAAGCGATGCGGATCGCCACAGGGTGCGGGGGGAGGGGGACCTGTCGACCCGCGTGATCTTACCTGTCGATGGAGATCCGCCAAGGGGATCGGGCGGGCCGAAGGAGACCGGACGGGGTGCGTCGACACATGTGGTGAGCAGGGGGGAACCAGAGCGTCGACCATCCGTGCGTGCTGAGTGTTTGCTCAGTCGTCCGGCCCGGCGGGCGATGCCGTCGTGATCCTCCGACCACCCACCGTGGTCGCGGCCCTCCAGTGGTCGGGGATGCCGGTAGGGTCTGCACGCATCGACGCGAAACACGGAGGACCCATCCGCCTGCGGCCGCTGGTCGCGCAGGATCTGCACATGCTGCGCCGGTTCGCCGTCGAGCCGGGCCTCGTCGGCCTGGACTGGACCGGTTTCCGGGATCCCGAGGCGCCGGTGCGCCGGTTCCACGTGGACGGTCACCTCGGCGCGAGCACCCGGCTGCCGTCCCCGGACGACTCCTACTGGAGCCCGGAGCGGATGGGCGACGCCGGGCCGGCACCGATGCCGCCCCGGTGAGGCGTGGCCCGCACCGGGGCCCCTGACGTCGTCCGGCCCGCCCGGCCTCCACGCCTCGCGCCGAACGCCTCGCGCCGAACGCCTCGCGCCGGACACATCGCACCCGGACATGGCGCGGTCCGGCCCCGGTGCCCGGGGAGGGGCGGGGCCGGACCGCGTGCCGGATCAGGCCGGGCGGAGCGCGTTGCGGCGCATCCAGCCGATCCCGTCGCTGGCGCAGCTGCACGACACGGACACGTACCACTCCAGCTCGCTGGTGTTGTAGTGCTCCATGCAGTAGCCGCCGCCGACCCGGTCACCGGAGTTCTTGACCTTCAGCGCCGGATCCATCCGGGTCGGCAGCTCGTACACACCCGCCGACGGCCAGGTGACCACCCATTCGCAGGTGGCGGCGGTGATCGGGGCCCCGCCCGGCTGCCCACTGGTCGTGCCACCCGGGGCGGCGCTGGCCGGCGTGGCGAGGGCCAGCAGGCCGGTGAGCGCGGAGGCGATCCCGATCGCGGCGAGAGGCTTGCGCATCTGTCGTCCTTCCATCGTCAGTGACATCTACAACAGTCAATACCAAAAGAAGGAATCGCGAAACGCGAAAATGTCATGACTTTGCTGCGGTGGCTCTCGTCCTGGCCGGCGGTCCCAGCGGGCAGGCCTGGGCGGTCCGGCAGTACGAGTGGCCGCCGGGTCCGGGGGGAGGTGTGTCCGGCGGTCAGACCGTGCCGACGAACTGGCTGACGTGGTACGCGGTGCTGCGGCCGTCCGGGGTCCGGGTCCACTTGGAGACCAGCAGGTGCAGGTCGTTGGCCTTCCGGCTGGACCAGGGGTGGATGAAGCCGCCGTACAGCCCCGGTTCCTGCCAACTGGTGACCTGGATCTTCTCCGGCGTCCACGCCTGGTCCGGGCCGGTGGCGGTGCGGGTGACGATGTTGCCCGTCGCGCAGTTCAGGTACGACATCACCCACGTGCCGTCGGCCAGCCGGCGCACGGACGGCTCGCCGAACCGGCCGTTGAGGATCGGGCTGCACGGCCGGCCCCAGCCCCAGTTCGAGCCGTTCCAGCCCCACCCCTCGTACGACTCGGGGTAGAAGAGCCGGTCCCAGCGGACCCGGCGCAGCATCATCGGGCCGTCCTGCCGTCCCGACCGCACCGAGAAGACGTAGACCCAGTCGCCGTCGCGTTGCATGGTCCACATCTGGAACGGGTCCTTGTTGTCCGGCGTGTTGAACCACTTCAACGGCGTGCGGATGAAGTCGTTGCCGTTGTCGGAGTAGGCGATCCCGGCGTACCGCGACTTCCAGTGCGGCCCGGCGGGGCCGGCGGAGTTCCAGTTCTCGATGCTCATGTACGAGATGAGCTGCCGACCGGTCTCCGGGAAGCTGATGCCGTCGTTGGGGATGACGGTGACCTCCCACAGGCCGTCGATGCCGATGCCGTTGTGGCCGTTGTGCATCACCTCCGGGGCCCGGCCGTTGCCGGCCACCCGCGCCGCGCTGTCGAAGACCACCCCACCCGCCGCGCCCGGGTGGACGGCCGAGCGCAGCATCACCGGTGAGCGCCAGTCGTTCGGCAGCGGCGGCCCCTCCGGCCACGGCGTGTCGAAGGTGTCGCCGAAGAGGTAGCCGATGGAGCCGTTCTCCAGCACGTACGGGATGCCCAGGTCGGTGCCGGCCACCCGCCAGCGGCTGTTGGTGTCCAGGTCCGCGCCGGTCAGCCGTTTCTTCCAGGCGGCGGCCTGGGCCGTCCCGGGCAGCGTCAGGGCGGACCCGGCCACGCCGGCCGCACCCACCACGGCGATCCGGCCGAGCAGTGATCGGCGCTTCATTCCCATGACTCGTCCTTCCGGTCCGCCACCGACTCGTCGACCGACGGTCTTCCGGGTGCCGGAGCGCGGTGGCGCCCGCAGCGTGCCGGTGAGAACGCCGACTGCGGACGAGTGTCGAGCCAGAGTATGACGAATGTCAATGTAAGGCGTCCTCTTTCGGGGGCTTTCCTGCTCGTCGACAACCCGGCGGCCGCTGCCGGTCGACGTCTGCGAACAGGGTGATCCCGCGCCATGTGGGATCTCCACATAGTTATCATCATCGATATCTGGTAGGAATCCTGCAAGCCGGCTTGTCAACTCGCAGAATTCCACCCCCCCTCGCGAACGAACGGGAGCGCCATGTCCCCCACCCGATCCGGTCCACGTCGTCGCCTGCTCACCCTGCTGGTCGCCACCGTCGCCGCCGTGACCACCGCCCTCGGCCTGGCCAGCCCGGCCTTCGCCATCAGCCACTCCAGCGCGACCTCGCAGCTGCGCGCCGCCGGGATCTCCTGGACATCCAGCGGCGGATGCAGCGACCGGAACAACCCGACCTGTACCTCCTTCGACGGCATCCGTCAGGCGACCATCGACGGGATCATCACGTTCAAGCGGGCCAGCGGCTGCGCCATCACCATCACCGCCGGCACCGAGACCGGCCACGCCGGCGGCACCTACAGCCACTGGAACGGCTACAAGGTCGACATCGGCCTGACCACCTGCGTCCAGAACTACATCTCGGCGCACTACACCTATGTCGGGTACATCTCCGGCTTCGGATACCAGTACCGGGCGCCCTCCGGCAACCTCTACACCAAGGAAGGCAGCCACTGGGACATCCTGTTCTACACCTGCGGCTGCTGATCCGCTGTACGCCGGCCGGCACCGGTCACCGGTGCCGGCCCGGTCGTGCGCCACACGTCCACCCACCCGGCGGGTTCGACCGCGTCGGTCACCCCGCGCCGAAGCAGACGAAGGCGGCGGCGGTGGCGTGCGCGGCCCCCTCGCCGGTCCCGAACGCCCGCTGGGCCCCGGCCAGCGCCACCGCCGGGCCGGCACCGGCCCGCATCCGCCGGTGCAGGTCCAGCATCAGCGCGGTGGTGAGATCGGCGGGCACCGGCAGGACGGTCGCCACGAGGCTACGGGTGCCGAGCGCCAGCAGCACCGCGGTGAAGCCCATGACCTCGTCACCCGGCCGGACGGCGGCCCGCCCGGAGTCGCACGCCGAGAGCACCACGCACCCGGGCGGGCTGGTCAGCCGCTCCAACTCGTAGGCGGTCAACGGCCCGTCGGCCAGTTCGAGAGTCGAGAAGAGCGGATTGTCCGCCCGGAACCGGCCGTGCGCGGCGATGTGCGCCAGCCCGGCCCCGTTCAGCGCGTCGGTGACCGCGTCGGCGGTGGCCGCGGCTCCGGTCAGCGGGCGGGAACCGGGCAACACCGTGCCGAGTTGGCGCACCTCGTCCTCGGCGGCGGGTAGCCGGGGCCCGGCCACCAGCACCGGCGGCCCGGCCGGCCCGACCCGGCCGGCGGCCCGCAACCAGGCCGTCGCCGAGGGCGCCACGGTCACCGCGCGGCCCGCACAGGTCGGCAGACCCGACCACGGTACGGCGTGCAGCGCGCCGATCGGGACGATCACCAGTGGACGGTCCCCGAGTCGACGGCGTACCGGGTCGAACAGTTGCCGGTCCAGCGTGGCGGCAGTGTGCGCCACCCCGGCCCGGGCGTCCGCACCGTCGCCGGTGGTGACCAGCCGGCGTAGCCCGAAGCGGTGCAGCCGGGCGACCCGTACCGCCTCGGCGACCGGTCCCAGGTCGTGCAGGGTCGCCCGGCCGTCCCGGACCAGCACCGCGCGCAACCGGTCCCGGTGCGCGACCAGCTCCAGCAGGACGGCGTCCCCGAGCGCCGGAGCGAGCGCCCGCACGCCGGGCGGCCGGAGCAGTTCGCCCCCGCCGTCCACACCCCGGGCCAGTTCCCGGATGCGCTGCTCCAACCGGGCCTGGCTGCGCCGCAGCGCCTGCACCGGGTGCCCGGTGAGCAGGGCGTCCTCCAACGCCGTGCTGACCATCCGCAGCTCGGTCAGGGCGGTGGCCAGGTCCGGGTCTCCCGGTGGGGAGACCGGACGCATCCGCAACGCGTTGGCCCGCCACCGTTCCGCCCAGGCCAGCACCCGGGTCGCGGTGCCCCGCCGGACGGCGATGTCCAGCCCCTCGGCGGCCAGCTCCTGCCCGTATGCCCCGCTGTGCGCGCGCAGTTCCGTCGCGCCGAGCGACGCCCGGTGCCCGTCCAGCACCGCCAGTCCCCGGCGCAGCGCCCGGGCCGCCCCGGACTCGTCGCGAGCCAGCCGGTGCCGCAGGGCCAGCGCGTACCACCCCTGGGCGCGGCGGGACGCGGTCCCCCGGCGACGGGAGTCCGCAGCCGTCGCCAGCAACCCGGCGGCCCGGCCGGTACGCCCGAGCGCGGTGGCGAGCCGGGCGGCCTCGATCCGGGTGGTCAACGCCGGGCCGGGCCAGCCGGTCGCGTCGAGCTGGTCGGCGGTCCGCACCATCGCGGCGAGCAGGGCCGGCGACCGGACGCCCTGGGCGTACCCGGCCCGCAGCTCGACGTGTCGGGCGAAGGTGGCCCAGGTGCGGCGGCCCTGCCGGCGGAACCGGCTGCGGGCAGCCGCCGCGGCTTCGGTGGCGGTCACGAGATCACCGGCGAGCAGCGCCGCCCGGGCCCGGGCCAGCAACGCCTCGGCCAGGTCCGAGGCCATTCCCTGGCGGCGCAGCTCGGTCACGGCGGTGGCGGCCACCTCGACCGCCTCGTCGATCAGCGGTACGGACAGCAGCAGTTCGAACCGGTCCAGCAGCAGGGCCGGGCGGGGTACCGCGAGCCGCCGGTACTCGGCGTCGACCGCCGCGAAGCAGCGCAGCGCGCCGGCCACGTCACCGCGCTGCCCGGTGGCGATGCCGCTGTTCCACTGGGCGTCGGCGGCGGCCAGGTCCAGCCCGAGCCGGCTGAACGCGGCGGCGGCCCGGTGCAGGTCGTCGTCCGGGCCCCGACCGGAGCCCCGGTGGGCGTTGAGCAGTCCCCGGTTGTTGCGGGCCCGGGCCTCCAGCAGCAGGTCGCCCTCGCGCTGGGCGATCTCCACGGCCACGGCGTAGTCCCGGACCGCCTCGTCGAACCGACCCCGGTAGTGCAGCACGACGCCCCGTTGCATCCGGGCCCGTCCGGCGTCGGCTCCGGTGAGCAGGGGGAGGGCGAGGGTCACCGCGCGCAGGGCGGCGGTGGTCCGCCCGGCGTTGGCTAGCACGTACCCGAGGCTCATCCGGGCCAGCGCGCGGAGCCGGGGGTCGTCGGTGACCCGGACCGCGCGGCGCAGGTGGCGCAGCGCGCCGGGGAGGTCGTTGAGTTCCCGCAGGGCCAGACCGATGGCACGTTCGGCGGTCGAGCGCTCACCGGCGTCCGCCGGGCCGGCGAGCACCCGCCGGGCGGTCGCGATCGCCTCGTGCGGGTAACGCTGGACCGCGTCCAGGGCGGCCTGCGCCGCGACGGCACCGGGAACGGTGCGGTCGGCCATGCGGAGAAGAATCCCCGAACGACGCGCTCCGGTCAACGACACCGGC encodes:
- a CDS encoding glycosyltransferase, which translates into the protein MRKPLAAIGIASALTGLLALATPASAAPGGTTSGQPGGAPITAATCEWVVTWPSAGVYELPTRMDPALKVKNSGDRVGGGYCMEHYNTSELEWYVSVSCSCASDGIGWMRRNALRPA
- a CDS encoding DUF4185 domain-containing protein; its protein translation is MGMKRRSLLGRIAVVGAAGVAGSALTLPGTAQAAAWKKRLTGADLDTNSRWRVAGTDLGIPYVLENGSIGYLFGDTFDTPWPEGPPLPNDWRSPVMLRSAVHPGAAGGVVFDSAARVAGNGRAPEVMHNGHNGIGIDGLWEVTVIPNDGISFPETGRQLISYMSIENWNSAGPAGPHWKSRYAGIAYSDNGNDFIRTPLKWFNTPDNKDPFQMWTMQRDGDWVYVFSVRSGRQDGPMMLRRVRWDRLFYPESYEGWGWNGSNWGWGRPCSPILNGRFGEPSVRRLADGTWVMSYLNCATGNIVTRTATGPDQAWTPEKIQVTSWQEPGLYGGFIHPWSSRKANDLHLLVSKWTRTPDGRSTAYHVSQFVGTV
- a CDS encoding CHAT domain-containing protein, which gives rise to MADRTVPGAVAAQAALDAVQRYPHEAIATARRVLAGPADAGERSTAERAIGLALRELNDLPGALRHLRRAVRVTDDPRLRALARMSLGYVLANAGRTTAALRAVTLALPLLTGADAGRARMQRGVVLHYRGRFDEAVRDYAVAVEIAQREGDLLLEARARNNRGLLNAHRGSGRGPDDDLHRAAAAFSRLGLDLAAADAQWNSGIATGQRGDVAGALRCFAAVDAEYRRLAVPRPALLLDRFELLLSVPLIDEAVEVAATAVTELRRQGMASDLAEALLARARAALLAGDLVTATEAAAAARSRFRRQGRRTWATFARHVELRAGYAQGVRSPALLAAMVRTADQLDATGWPGPALTTRIEAARLATALGRTGRAAGLLATAADSRRRGTASRRAQGWYALALRHRLARDESGAARALRRGLAVLDGHRASLGATELRAHSGAYGQELAAEGLDIAVRRGTATRVLAWAERWRANALRMRPVSPPGDPDLATALTELRMVSTALEDALLTGHPVQALRRSQARLEQRIRELARGVDGGGELLRPPGVRALAPALGDAVLLELVAHRDRLRAVLVRDGRATLHDLGPVAEAVRVARLHRFGLRRLVTTGDGADARAGVAHTAATLDRQLFDPVRRRLGDRPLVIVPIGALHAVPWSGLPTCAGRAVTVAPSATAWLRAAGRVGPAGPPVLVAGPRLPAAEDEVRQLGTVLPGSRPLTGAAATADAVTDALNGAGLAHIAAHGRFRADNPLFSTLELADGPLTAYELERLTSPPGCVVLSACDSGRAAVRPGDEVMGFTAVLLALGTRSLVATVLPVPADLTTALMLDLHRRMRAGAGPAVALAGAQRAFGTGEGAAHATAAAFVCFGAG